A window of Hymenobacter aerilatus contains these coding sequences:
- a CDS encoding S41 family peptidase: protein MPVEPTIAPTPRPAVAPEQAPNNRQWQVRQPFLLAIVLVCGILVGANPFRPSSQNPDGTSRGYLKFKEILSYVDRDYVDSVDAEALSDYAISRMLEQLDPHTVFIPAREQQQASVLLQSDFDGVGAEVNIFHDTVTVVAPLSGGPAEMAGLLPGDRLLRIGETPVSGKHASLESVLGLLRGPRGSRVPLLVMRRHQRAPITMLVTRNRIANNSLDVSYMLDNQTGFIKISRFASGTFDEFKQALGDLRRQGMTRLVLDLRGNPGGYLDRATKIADEFIGGTRKLVYTDGKGDQYDTQTFARVTGEFEEGPLVVLVDENSASAAEVVAGALQDHDRALLVGRRTFGKGLVQQPITLNDGSELRLTIARYFTPSGRCIQKSYQGGAVAYEQELANRQRRGEYLHADSIHFADSLRYRTAHGRTVYGGGGIMPDFFVPCDTLLQSAYYTKLQKLNLIREFALNFYQDHQTELTGLRFEQFNQQFQVTDQQLKTLAALAAKAGTRASVAEQNRCALLLRTQLKALIARHAYGNTAFYQVMQQQDPELLQAMRSFQNGSALLTQNLTSMK from the coding sequence ATGCCTGTTGAGCCGACCATTGCCCCTACCCCTCGCCCAGCCGTAGCTCCGGAGCAGGCGCCCAATAATCGGCAATGGCAGGTGCGGCAGCCCTTTCTGTTGGCCATTGTGTTGGTATGCGGCATTTTGGTGGGTGCCAATCCCTTTCGGCCTTCCAGCCAAAACCCTGATGGTACCTCCCGCGGTTACCTTAAGTTCAAAGAAATCCTGAGCTACGTAGACCGCGACTACGTGGACTCAGTAGACGCCGAGGCCTTATCAGACTACGCCATCAGCCGGATGCTGGAGCAGTTGGACCCGCACACGGTTTTTATTCCGGCCCGCGAACAGCAGCAGGCTTCGGTACTGTTGCAGAGCGACTTTGATGGGGTAGGCGCCGAGGTCAACATTTTCCATGATACCGTGACGGTGGTAGCCCCACTGAGTGGCGGCCCTGCCGAAATGGCTGGCCTGCTGCCCGGCGACCGGCTCCTGCGCATCGGCGAAACTCCTGTTTCGGGTAAGCACGCCTCGCTGGAGTCGGTGCTGGGCTTGCTGCGGGGTCCTCGCGGCAGCCGCGTACCGCTGCTCGTGATGCGTCGTCACCAGCGTGCACCCATCACTATGCTGGTAACGCGCAACCGCATCGCCAACAACTCACTGGATGTGAGCTATATGCTGGATAACCAGACGGGCTTTATCAAAATCAGCCGCTTTGCCAGTGGCACGTTCGATGAGTTCAAGCAGGCACTGGGTGACCTACGCCGTCAGGGCATGACCCGCCTCGTGCTGGACCTGCGCGGTAATCCCGGCGGCTACCTCGACCGCGCCACCAAAATTGCCGACGAGTTTATTGGCGGCACCCGCAAGCTAGTGTATACCGATGGCAAAGGCGACCAGTACGATACCCAGACGTTTGCCCGCGTCACCGGCGAGTTTGAGGAAGGCCCGTTGGTGGTGCTAGTCGATGAAAACAGCGCCTCGGCCGCCGAAGTAGTAGCCGGTGCCCTGCAAGACCACGACCGCGCTCTGCTGGTGGGTAGGCGCACCTTTGGCAAAGGCTTGGTGCAACAGCCCATCACGCTCAATGACGGCTCGGAGCTGCGCCTGACCATTGCCCGCTACTTCACGCCCTCGGGGCGCTGCATTCAGAAGTCATACCAGGGTGGTGCAGTGGCCTACGAGCAGGAGTTGGCCAACCGCCAACGCCGCGGTGAGTACCTGCACGCCGACAGCATCCACTTTGCCGACTCCCTGCGCTACCGCACGGCCCACGGCCGTACCGTGTATGGTGGCGGCGGCATCATGCCCGACTTCTTCGTACCCTGCGACACGCTGCTGCAATCGGCTTACTATACCAAGCTGCAAAAGCTAAACCTGATCCGGGAGTTTGCCCTCAACTTCTACCAAGACCACCAGACAGAATTGACAGGGCTGCGTTTCGAACAGTTCAACCAACAATTTCAGGTTACGGATCAACAACTGAAAACGCTGGCTGCTCTGGCGGCCAAGGCTGGCACACGTGCTTCTGTAGCCGAGCAAAATCGGTGTGCACTATTGCTACGCACGCAACTGAAAGCCCTTATTGCGCGTCATGCCTACGGCAACACGGCTTTTTACCAAGTGATGCAACAGCAAGACCCTGAGTTGCTTCAGGCCATGCGCAGCTTCCAAAATGGCTCCGCTTTACTTACACAGAATTTGACTTCGATGAAGTAA
- the ruvX gene encoding Holliday junction resolvase RuvX: protein MGRILAIDYGHKRVGLAVTDPSQLIASPLDTVHSKDLLAYLKAYHQRDPLAALVVGMPRTLLNEATDATSAVVGLVRQLRREFPAVPVHEVDERFTSRMAHATMLAGGLGKKARRDKATVDRISAAIILQSFLESR from the coding sequence ATGGGTCGAATTCTTGCCATTGACTACGGTCACAAACGCGTGGGCCTGGCGGTAACGGACCCCTCGCAGCTCATTGCTTCGCCGCTAGACACCGTGCACAGCAAGGACCTGCTGGCCTACCTGAAAGCCTACCACCAGCGCGACCCGCTGGCGGCTTTGGTGGTCGGGATGCCGCGCACCCTACTCAACGAGGCTACCGATGCTACTAGCGCCGTAGTAGGACTGGTGCGGCAGTTGCGGCGTGAGTTCCCGGCGGTGCCGGTGCACGAGGTCGACGAACGGTTTACCTCACGCATGGCGCACGCTACCATGTTGGCGGGCGGGCTAGGCAAGAAAGCTCGCCGCGATAAAGCCACGGTGGACCGCATCAGCGCGGCCATCATTTTGCAATCTTTCCTTGAATCCCGATGA
- the def gene encoding peptide deformylase, whose protein sequence is MIYPVVAFGDPVLKVRARDLPADFSADELKQLVADMYDTMYYAHGVGLAAPQIGKSVRLFVIDSAPMIDEEDENGEPAQLEATAQPVKRAFINPQIIHEEGEKWGFEEGCLSIPGVREMVYRQPVVTLRYEDENRQPHEETFSGMTARVIQHEYDHLEGVLFTDKISAFKKQFIKGKLARISKGDVKADYRMKFPLVKQR, encoded by the coding sequence ATGATTTACCCTGTTGTTGCCTTCGGCGACCCTGTTTTGAAAGTTCGCGCCCGCGACCTGCCTGCCGATTTTTCAGCTGACGAGCTAAAGCAGCTCGTGGCCGATATGTACGATACCATGTACTATGCCCACGGGGTAGGCCTGGCCGCACCTCAGATCGGCAAAAGCGTCCGCCTGTTCGTAATTGACTCGGCGCCGATGATAGACGAGGAGGACGAAAACGGCGAGCCAGCGCAGTTGGAAGCTACCGCGCAACCTGTGAAGCGCGCCTTCATCAACCCGCAGATCATCCATGAAGAAGGCGAGAAGTGGGGCTTTGAAGAAGGTTGCCTGAGCATTCCGGGCGTGCGCGAAATGGTGTACCGTCAGCCCGTGGTAACACTGCGCTACGAGGACGAAAACCGTCAGCCGCACGAAGAAACCTTTTCTGGTATGACGGCCCGCGTGATTCAGCACGAGTACGACCACCTGGAAGGCGTGCTGTTCACGGATAAGATTTCAGCATTCAAAAAGCAGTTTATCAAAGGCAAACTCGCCCGCATCAGCAAAGGCGACGTGAAAGCCGACTACCGCATGAAGTTTCCGCTGGTGAAGCAGCGGTAG
- a CDS encoding DUF5694 domain-containing protein, with protein sequence MTTLRYFRRILLALSLLGPTLAATAQTSSPATGKIKLYIVGTFHFSGSTSDVVKGTKTDMNTPEKQREVEEVIDRLQKTQADKVFIEWQPTRQHFVDSTYALYRQNQFTLGNNEVYQVGYRLAKKLNRPRVYCADADGVFNYTATQAYAKQHGQEQILKDTFAETPQDSVGRLLAARKKKATPENPLPGNTLLAQFARMNTKAADQGNMDVYLLELARVGGGPNYVGADLAGEFFKRNVRIYNNLLRTVDVQRDKSIVLLIGQGHVAFLKSILQYNSLFEVQDVLPLLTSK encoded by the coding sequence ATGACTACGCTCCGCTACTTCCGTCGCATTCTCCTAGCCCTTTCGCTGCTAGGCCCTACCCTCGCTGCTACTGCCCAAACGTCCTCACCGGCTACCGGCAAAATCAAATTGTATATCGTGGGCACTTTCCATTTCAGCGGCTCAACCAGCGACGTAGTGAAAGGAACCAAAACCGACATGAACACGCCCGAAAAGCAACGCGAGGTAGAAGAAGTCATTGACCGCCTTCAAAAAACGCAGGCTGATAAAGTGTTCATCGAATGGCAGCCAACGCGGCAACACTTCGTGGACAGCACCTACGCGCTATACCGCCAGAATCAGTTCACACTCGGCAACAACGAGGTATACCAGGTAGGCTACCGCTTGGCTAAGAAGCTCAACCGCCCCCGCGTGTACTGCGCCGATGCCGACGGGGTATTCAACTACACGGCCACCCAGGCCTACGCCAAGCAGCATGGCCAAGAACAAATTCTGAAAGATACCTTTGCCGAGACGCCTCAGGATAGCGTAGGCCGCCTGCTAGCGGCTCGCAAGAAAAAAGCTACTCCTGAAAATCCGCTTCCCGGCAACACGCTCCTCGCTCAGTTTGCCCGCATGAACACCAAAGCAGCCGACCAGGGCAATATGGATGTCTATCTGCTCGAATTGGCTCGCGTGGGTGGTGGCCCCAACTACGTAGGCGCCGACTTAGCTGGGGAGTTCTTCAAGCGCAACGTGCGCATCTATAACAATTTACTCCGCACCGTGGATGTGCAGCGCGATAAATCTATTGTGCTGCTCATCGGCCAGGGCCACGTAGCCTTTTTAAAGTCGATTTTGCAATACAACTCCTTGTTTGAAGTGCAAGACGTACTGCCCCTGCTCACCAGCAAGTAA
- a CDS encoding sensor histidine kinase, protein MNRKRLFLYQAAGWTLLIGYDLLSIWLTGREKSNLLKSLLLQFTFWLSFMSLFYYCYLFVFPQGVQRGRWLIVVVGVLGTPVVFAGTRYLLEEVLLPLLFGFRNYMPGTPLLYYLKDNLYFLVPTVVLAGAAVGVRDTLLREKERENQLALQLLQQEKTQAELAFLKTQINPHFLYNTLNYIYAEAYPVSEPLAEAVLRLSDLMRYMLHESPDGRVDLHKEIEYLDNYLAIYQLRFEDRFFVQFRQTGAAVMGQRVASLLLIPFVENALKHGVVNRADQPVEISLHLPAPNQLLFEVHNFINQHQKDATTGIGLANIRRRLELLYPNRHDLQIEADGVQHHVRLLVEL, encoded by the coding sequence ATGAACCGCAAACGACTTTTTCTGTACCAAGCAGCAGGATGGACACTGTTGATTGGCTACGACTTACTGAGTATCTGGCTGACGGGTAGGGAAAAGAGTAACCTACTGAAATCGTTGTTGCTGCAATTCACTTTCTGGCTTAGCTTCATGAGCTTGTTCTACTATTGCTACCTGTTCGTGTTTCCGCAGGGCGTGCAACGGGGGCGTTGGTTGATAGTAGTGGTGGGTGTGCTGGGCACACCGGTAGTCTTTGCGGGCACCCGCTACCTGCTCGAAGAGGTGCTGTTGCCGTTGCTATTCGGCTTCCGCAATTACATGCCCGGCACTCCACTGCTGTACTACCTGAAAGACAACCTCTACTTTTTGGTGCCGACGGTGGTATTAGCCGGTGCGGCCGTAGGCGTGCGCGACACGCTGCTTCGGGAGAAAGAGCGCGAAAATCAGCTGGCGCTACAGCTGCTACAGCAGGAAAAGACGCAGGCCGAGCTGGCCTTCCTGAAAACTCAGATCAACCCGCATTTTCTCTACAACACGCTCAACTACATCTACGCGGAGGCCTACCCCGTATCGGAGCCGTTGGCCGAAGCGGTGCTGCGCCTTTCCGATCTGATGCGCTACATGCTGCACGAAAGCCCCGACGGGCGGGTAGACCTGCATAAAGAAATAGAGTACCTGGATAACTACTTGGCTATTTATCAACTGCGGTTTGAGGACCGGTTTTTTGTGCAGTTCCGGCAAACAGGTGCGGCTGTAATGGGGCAGCGGGTAGCCTCGCTGCTGCTGATTCCTTTTGTAGAGAATGCCCTAAAACACGGTGTCGTGAACAGAGCCGACCAACCGGTGGAAATCAGCCTGCACCTGCCTGCACCCAACCAGCTACTATTTGAAGTGCATAACTTCATCAACCAACATCAGAAAGACGCTACCACAGGCATTGGGCTGGCCAACATCCGCCGGCGCCTAGAGCTGCTCTACCCTAACCGGCACGACTTGCAGATAGAGGCAGATGGGGTTCAGCACCACGTGCGCTTGCTGGTAGAGTTGTAG
- a CDS encoding LytR/AlgR family response regulator transcription factor → MLRCIAVDDEAYATRLLASYIQKIPTLTLVGTTTNPIEALHWVQEGRVDLVFLDIQMPELTGLQFLKICGNRCKVILTTAYPEYALEGYEHDVVDYLLKPIAFDRFLRAVQKAQALLPAPAAAPPPVPTPVASPAGNSLFVKGESKNKFLRLDYADILYVEALKNYVSIVTPGQRVVTYQTLKDLSEQLPQPPFLRVHKSYLVSLDKIRMVDGNTIYIADHTIPVGETYRDTLFRLVRDRGE, encoded by the coding sequence ATGCTCCGCTGTATTGCCGTTGATGATGAAGCCTACGCTACTCGATTGCTAGCCAGCTACATTCAGAAAATTCCGACGCTTACGCTGGTAGGCACTACCACCAATCCTATTGAGGCGCTGCACTGGGTGCAAGAGGGCCGCGTTGATTTAGTGTTTCTGGATATCCAGATGCCGGAGCTGACGGGCTTGCAGTTTCTGAAGATCTGCGGCAACCGGTGCAAAGTTATCCTCACCACCGCCTACCCCGAGTACGCCTTAGAGGGCTACGAGCACGATGTGGTAGACTACCTGCTCAAGCCCATTGCCTTCGACCGATTTCTGCGGGCTGTGCAAAAGGCGCAGGCCCTACTGCCCGCGCCGGCCGCTGCGCCACCGCCCGTGCCTACCCCAGTGGCTTCGCCCGCGGGCAACTCGCTATTTGTGAAAGGTGAAAGCAAAAACAAATTCCTGCGTCTCGACTATGCCGACATTCTTTACGTGGAGGCGCTGAAGAACTACGTGTCCATCGTGACGCCGGGGCAGCGCGTGGTTACCTACCAAACCCTGAAAGACTTAAGCGAGCAACTGCCGCAGCCGCCGTTTCTGCGGGTGCACAAGTCCTACCTAGTGTCGCTGGACAAAATCCGAATGGTGGATGGTAACACGATCTACATTGCCGACCACACCATTCCGGTAGGCGAAACCTACCGCGACACGCTATTTCGGCTGGTGCGCGATAGGGGAGAGTAG
- a CDS encoding zinc dependent phospholipase C family protein, with product MKAVTILLALSLLLLPTIPTHAWGFFGHRLINRLAVFTLPREMIGFYKANIDYLTENATRPDSRRSVVPGEAARHFLDVDVYGDSALTKHGLPRNFADAVARYGEDSLMRHGIVPWQVAQMKGQLTAAFREHNTDRILHLSADLGHYVADACVPLHTTRNYNGQFTGQRGIHGLWESRLPELLSTDYDLMVGQAAYLDRPTEAIWQAVAASHAAVDSVLRFEREQTMLFAADRKYGYEERGGQTIRTYSRDFARAYHRQLNGQVERRMRQAVRLVAAFWYTCWVDAGQPDLNKLPRTPSAKEQERLAQEAARQQVPSVLVPGHEE from the coding sequence ATGAAAGCTGTTACTATTCTCCTCGCTTTATCGCTGCTACTACTCCCTACTATTCCTACCCACGCCTGGGGCTTCTTCGGGCATCGGCTCATCAACCGGCTGGCTGTTTTCACCCTGCCCCGAGAAATGATTGGCTTCTATAAAGCCAACATCGACTACCTTACCGAAAACGCCACCCGCCCCGACTCGCGCCGCTCGGTGGTGCCCGGCGAGGCGGCTCGCCACTTCCTGGATGTAGATGTGTACGGCGACTCAGCCCTCACCAAGCACGGCCTACCCCGCAACTTCGCTGATGCCGTGGCCCGCTACGGCGAAGATTCGCTAATGCGCCACGGTATTGTGCCCTGGCAGGTAGCGCAGATGAAAGGCCAGCTTACGGCCGCTTTCCGGGAGCATAACACCGACCGCATCCTGCACCTTTCCGCCGACCTGGGCCACTACGTAGCCGATGCCTGCGTGCCCTTGCACACCACCCGCAACTATAATGGCCAATTCACGGGGCAGCGGGGCATTCATGGGTTGTGGGAGAGCCGCTTGCCGGAACTGCTGAGCACCGACTACGATTTGATGGTAGGCCAGGCTGCCTACCTCGACCGACCCACGGAAGCCATCTGGCAGGCCGTGGCCGCCTCGCACGCCGCCGTCGATTCGGTGCTGCGCTTCGAGCGGGAGCAAACCATGCTGTTTGCCGCCGACCGCAAATACGGCTACGAGGAGCGTGGCGGCCAGACTATCCGTACTTACTCCCGCGATTTTGCCCGCGCCTACCACCGCCAGCTCAACGGGCAGGTAGAGCGTCGTATGCGCCAGGCCGTGCGCCTAGTAGCGGCCTTTTGGTACACCTGCTGGGTGGATGCCGGTCAGCCCGATCTGAACAAGCTGCCCCGTACGCCTTCGGCCAAGGAGCAGGAGCGGCTGGCCCAGGAAGCTGCTCGTCAGCAAGTGCCAAGTGTGCTCGTACCGGGCCATGAAGAATGA